In a genomic window of Aggregatimonas sangjinii:
- a CDS encoding YceD family protein, with protein sequence MEHKEYNIPFSGLKQGKHQFEYQIENTFFESFGYEEFNAAAISVDVGLNIASTMLELDFDANGTVNVLCDVTGEPFDQPVASNLQLVVKFGEAYNDEDDEILIIPHGEHKINIAQYVYEMLVLAVPQKRTHPGIADGTLKSEALDRLDALRPKEIKENKDDNDPRWDALKKLITDK encoded by the coding sequence ATGGAACATAAGGAATACAACATTCCTTTTTCAGGATTGAAGCAAGGAAAGCACCAGTTTGAGTATCAGATCGAGAATACGTTCTTTGAGTCTTTTGGGTATGAAGAGTTTAATGCAGCGGCTATTTCAGTAGACGTCGGGTTGAACATCGCCAGCACCATGTTAGAACTCGATTTTGATGCAAATGGTACCGTAAACGTACTTTGCGACGTTACCGGTGAACCTTTTGACCAACCCGTTGCATCGAATCTGCAATTGGTAGTCAAGTTCGGGGAAGCGTACAACGATGAAGATGATGAAATTTTAATCATACCACATGGGGAGCATAAAATCAATATAGCACAATACGTCTATGAAATGCTCGTATTGGCGGTCCCACAAAAGCGTACGCATCCGGGAATCGCCGATGGAACATTAAAATCGGAAGCTTTAGATAGATTAGATGCCCTAAGACCAAAGGAAATAAAGGAAAATAAAGACGATAACGATCCCCGATGGGATGCTTTAAAAAAGTTAATAACGGATAAATAA
- the accB gene encoding acetyl-CoA carboxylase biotin carboxyl carrier protein — protein sequence MDIKEIQNLIKFVAKSGATEVKLEMDDVKITIRTGALNTGQETTIVQQIPMAQAPAPAAAPQTDAPAQQAPKSDDGAADDAKYITIKSPIIGTFYRKPSPDKPSFVEVGHTISKGDVLCVIEAMKLFNDIESEVSGKIVKILVDDSSPVEFDQPLFLVDPS from the coding sequence ATGGATATCAAAGAAATTCAAAACCTGATCAAGTTCGTGGCCAAATCCGGGGCTACAGAGGTAAAATTGGAAATGGATGATGTAAAAATCACCATTAGAACAGGTGCACTGAACACGGGTCAAGAAACGACCATCGTTCAACAAATTCCGATGGCGCAAGCACCGGCACCAGCGGCCGCACCACAAACCGATGCCCCTGCCCAGCAAGCGCCCAAAAGCGATGATGGTGCAGCGGATGACGCCAAGTACATTACCATCAAATCACCCATTATCGGGACCTTTTATAGGAAGCCTTCGCCAGACAAACCTTCTTTCGTAGAGGTAGGCCATACCATTTCCAAAGGGGATGTGCTGTGTGTTATCGAGGCTATGAAATTGTTCAACGATATCGAATCGGAGGTTTCTGGTAAGATCGTCAAGATATTGGTCGATGATTCTTCTCCGGTAGAATTCGACCAACCACTCTTTTTGGTAGATCCATCTTAA
- the rpmF gene encoding 50S ribosomal protein L32, which yields MAHPKRKISRTRRDKRRTHYKAVAPTLATDPTTGEMHLFHRAHWHEGKLYYKGQVLIDKTEAEA from the coding sequence ATGGCACATCCTAAGAGAAAAATATCGAGAACCAGAAGGGATAAGAGAAGAACACATTATAAGGCGGTAGCACCTACTTTGGCCACTGACCCTACAACTGGTGAAATGCATTTGTTCCATAGAGCACATTGGCACGAAGGAAAACTATATTATAAAGGGCAGGTCTTGATCGATAAGACCGAGGCAGAAGCTTAA
- a CDS encoding beta-ketoacyl-ACP synthase III translates to MGKLTAAITAVGGYVPKFVMTNSMLEEMVETNDEWITTRTGIKERRLLKADEGEGSSYLAIKAAVDLLHKTDLDPAEIDLVIVATATPDSMVASTAAFVATEIGAKNAFAYDLLAACSSFLYGMSTAASYIESGRYKKVLLIGADKMSSILDYTDRTTCIIFGDGAGAVLFEPNTEGLGLQDEYLRSDGSGRKFLGMPAGGSILPASMETVKARQHYIFQDGKSVFKFAVSNMADVAERIMQRNDLDHTDVSWLVPHQANKRIIDATAKRMGISGDKVLMNIQRYGNTTSATLPLLLHDYENQLKKGDNLVFAAFGGGFTWGSIYLKWAYN, encoded by the coding sequence ATGGGTAAACTAACAGCAGCCATCACCGCCGTAGGCGGATATGTTCCGAAATTTGTGATGACCAACAGCATGTTGGAAGAAATGGTAGAAACGAACGACGAATGGATCACCACCCGAACCGGAATCAAGGAAAGACGTCTGCTTAAGGCTGACGAAGGGGAAGGTTCTTCTTATTTGGCTATCAAAGCTGCCGTAGACCTATTGCATAAAACGGATCTAGACCCTGCTGAAATCGACCTTGTCATTGTCGCCACGGCCACCCCTGATAGTATGGTCGCTTCAACGGCGGCTTTCGTTGCCACCGAAATCGGAGCCAAAAATGCGTTCGCCTATGACCTATTGGCGGCATGCTCCAGTTTCTTGTACGGGATGTCTACGGCCGCTAGCTATATTGAATCGGGCAGGTATAAAAAAGTACTTTTGATAGGGGCCGATAAAATGTCCTCTATTTTGGACTATACTGATCGCACTACCTGTATCATCTTCGGGGATGGTGCGGGAGCGGTTTTATTCGAACCCAATACCGAAGGCCTTGGCTTACAGGACGAATACCTTAGATCGGACGGCTCCGGTCGCAAATTCCTGGGTATGCCGGCTGGGGGCTCCATTTTACCAGCTTCGATGGAAACCGTAAAAGCACGCCAACATTACATTTTTCAAGACGGGAAATCGGTATTTAAATTTGCTGTTTCGAATATGGCCGATGTAGCGGAGCGTATAATGCAGCGAAACGATTTGGATCATACCGATGTTTCCTGGTTGGTACCACATCAGGCCAACAAACGTATCATAGATGCTACGGCCAAACGAATGGGCATCTCCGGAGATAAGGTGTTGATGAACATTCAGCGCTATGGGAACACCACATCGGCAACCCTGCCGTTGCTATTGCACGATTACGAAAACCAGCTCAAGAAAGGGGATAATCTTGTCTTTGCCGCTTTTGGTGGCGGATTTACATGGGGATCGATTTACCTAAAATGGGCATATAACTAA
- the pdxA gene encoding 4-hydroxythreonine-4-phosphate dehydrogenase PdxA: MGEKGKIKLGISIGDLNGIGCEVVLKTFEDSRMLDFCTPIIFASNKTISAQKNALNIDINYNGIQECSKALDGKINVLNVWKEIPELKYGEATEEAGKLAIASLKAAVEALKTDEIDVLVTAPINKNNIQADDFKFPGHTDFLAQELEGESLMFMVADDLRIGLLTDHVAVKDAPAAINPILIRTKVRTIEKSLTMDFGVRRPKIALLGINPHSGDNGVIGTEDDAVLKPVIKEMSNAGHLVFGPYSADSFFGSDGYRNFDAILAAYHDQGLIPFKTLSFGKGVNYTAGLRKVRTSPDHGTAYEIAGQGKADHSSFKEAVFTAIQIFKNREEYAQLTENPLQKQKVRR, encoded by the coding sequence ATGGGCGAAAAAGGGAAAATAAAATTAGGGATATCAATTGGTGATCTAAACGGAATAGGCTGTGAAGTGGTCTTAAAAACCTTTGAGGATTCCCGTATGCTCGATTTTTGTACCCCTATCATCTTCGCATCCAACAAAACCATCTCGGCGCAGAAAAATGCCTTGAATATCGATATCAATTACAACGGAATCCAAGAATGTTCCAAAGCGCTCGATGGGAAAATAAATGTGCTCAATGTTTGGAAAGAAATTCCCGAACTAAAGTATGGCGAGGCTACCGAAGAGGCGGGAAAATTGGCCATTGCATCCCTCAAAGCAGCGGTCGAAGCATTAAAAACCGATGAAATCGATGTATTGGTCACGGCACCGATCAATAAGAATAACATACAGGCCGACGATTTTAAATTTCCCGGGCATACCGATTTTCTAGCCCAAGAACTGGAAGGGGAAAGTTTAATGTTCATGGTCGCCGATGATTTGAGAATCGGTCTGCTTACGGATCATGTGGCTGTAAAAGACGCCCCGGCCGCCATAAACCCTATTTTAATCCGTACCAAAGTGCGTACCATTGAGAAATCGCTTACGATGGATTTTGGTGTCCGCCGTCCCAAAATTGCCCTCTTGGGCATCAATCCGCACAGTGGCGATAATGGCGTCATCGGTACTGAGGACGATGCCGTCCTAAAACCGGTCATCAAGGAAATGTCCAATGCAGGACACTTGGTTTTCGGGCCCTATTCGGCAGATAGCTTTTTCGGCTCGGACGGCTACAGGAATTTTGATGCGATTTTGGCCGCCTACCATGATCAGGGGCTCATCCCGTTTAAAACACTTTCCTTTGGGAAAGGCGTAAACTATACGGCGGGATTGCGAAAAGTGCGTACATCGCCGGACCACGGCACGGCTTATGAAATCGCTGGGCAAGGAAAGGCCGACCACAGCTCTTTTAAAGAAGCCGTCTTCACGGCAATCCAAATCTTCAAGAACCGCGAGGAATACGCCCAGCTGACCGAAAACCCGCTGCAGAAGCAAAAGGTGAGGCGATGA
- the accC gene encoding acetyl-CoA carboxylase biotin carboxylase subunit has protein sequence MFKKILIANRGEIALRVIRTCKEMGIKTVAVYSKADEESLHVRFADEAVCIGPAASSESYLKIPNIIAAAEITNADAIHPGYGFLSENSKFSKICAEHDIKFIGASGEHIDKMGDKATAKATMKAAGVPCVPGSEGLLKDVADAKKTAKKMGYPVMIKATAGGGGKGMRAVWKEEQMEDLYNSAVQEASAAFGNGAMYMEKLIEEPRHIEIQIVGDQYGKACHLSERDCSVQRRHQKLTEETPSPFMTDKLRNDMGKAAVKAAEYIKYEGAGTVEFLVDKHRNFYFMEMNTRIQVEHPITEQVIDYDLIREQILVAGGVPISGKNYIPKLHSIECRINAEDPYNNFRPSPGKITTLHIPGGHGIRMDTHVYSGYSIPPNYDSMIAKLITTAQTREEAINKMRRALDEFVIEGIKTTIPFHRQLMDHPDYLAGNYTTKFMEDFEMEPLDE, from the coding sequence ATGTTCAAAAAAATACTGATTGCGAATAGGGGAGAGATAGCACTTCGTGTTATACGTACTTGCAAAGAGATGGGCATTAAAACCGTGGCGGTCTATTCAAAGGCCGACGAGGAAAGCCTTCACGTACGATTTGCCGATGAGGCCGTATGTATCGGACCAGCTGCCAGCAGCGAATCGTACTTGAAGATTCCCAACATTATAGCCGCTGCCGAAATTACCAATGCCGATGCAATACATCCCGGATATGGCTTTCTTTCGGAAAACTCCAAATTCTCGAAAATATGTGCCGAGCACGATATTAAATTTATCGGAGCCTCTGGGGAACATATCGATAAAATGGGAGACAAGGCAACCGCAAAAGCTACGATGAAAGCAGCAGGGGTACCTTGTGTACCAGGCTCTGAGGGCTTGCTCAAAGATGTAGCCGATGCGAAGAAAACCGCCAAAAAAATGGGCTATCCCGTTATGATAAAGGCTACCGCTGGAGGTGGTGGTAAAGGAATGCGCGCCGTTTGGAAGGAAGAACAAATGGAGGACCTTTACAACAGTGCCGTACAGGAAGCCTCGGCGGCCTTTGGAAATGGCGCAATGTATATGGAAAAGTTGATCGAGGAACCACGCCATATCGAAATTCAGATTGTAGGCGACCAGTATGGCAAAGCCTGCCATCTATCCGAAAGAGACTGTTCCGTGCAGCGAAGGCACCAAAAATTGACCGAAGAAACGCCTTCGCCCTTTATGACCGATAAACTTCGGAACGATATGGGCAAAGCGGCCGTCAAGGCAGCAGAGTATATCAAATATGAGGGCGCAGGAACCGTAGAATTTTTGGTAGACAAGCATCGGAATTTCTACTTTATGGAAATGAACACCAGAATTCAGGTAGAACATCCGATCACCGAACAGGTCATCGATTACGATTTGATCCGTGAGCAGATCCTAGTGGCCGGGGGCGTCCCGATTTCTGGAAAAAATTACATACCAAAACTACATTCCATAGAATGTCGTATCAACGCTGAAGATCCCTATAATAATTTTAGGCCCTCCCCCGGTAAAATCACTACGCTACATATACCGGGCGGGCATGGTATTCGTATGGACACCCATGTCTATAGCGGCTATTCAATACCGCCGAACTACGACTCCATGATCGCCAAATTGATTACCACTGCCCAGACCAGGGAGGAGGCTATCAATAAAATGAGACGTGCGTTGGATGAATTTGTAATCGAGGGAATAAAAACCACCATTCCGTTTCATAGACAATTAATGGATCACCCCGACTATCTGGCCGGGAATTACACCACCAAGTTTATGGAAGACTTCGAGATGGAACCCCTGGATGAATAA
- a CDS encoding glutathionylspermidine synthase family protein yields MIPKIREAFNANFKEEFYQDLLDHVVKELKEPTAFRISETPVFISKEIKAAVFSACDAIIEQLWQIDFADIRDTFVPKEMQSPLPMGKPDFLAIDFGLCDDGKGGITPQLIELQAFPTLFFYQPFLGEAFIKAYPNMPKEGFHYYFSGLNKQGYHAAVSKVILNGYNPENVILLEVFPEKQKTRIDFWATQKALGIEVVCMTKVIKEGKKLFYEKDGRKIPIHRIYNRVIFDELERIENLQTSFTLSDDLEVEWCTHPDWFFVISKCIMPLLKHKNVPASYYLNNFPSDLNLSNYVLKPLFSFAGQGINLHPTKEILDGIEDKQNYILQQKVAYKPLVKTNTAKNSKVELRMLYIWSEEENRLKPVINLTRMSKGEMINVSHQVDETWIGSSISFFEE; encoded by the coding sequence ATGATACCGAAAATCAGGGAAGCCTTCAATGCCAATTTCAAAGAAGAGTTTTATCAAGACCTTCTTGACCATGTAGTAAAGGAATTGAAAGAACCTACTGCTTTCCGTATTTCGGAAACCCCCGTTTTTATCAGTAAGGAAATAAAGGCCGCCGTTTTCTCGGCCTGTGATGCCATCATTGAACAATTGTGGCAAATCGATTTTGCCGACATACGGGACACTTTTGTTCCAAAGGAAATGCAGTCGCCCCTTCCTATGGGGAAACCTGACTTTTTGGCCATTGATTTTGGCTTATGCGATGATGGGAAAGGAGGAATTACACCGCAACTTATCGAATTACAAGCGTTTCCGACCTTATTTTTTTACCAGCCTTTTTTGGGTGAAGCTTTTATTAAAGCGTATCCGAATATGCCAAAAGAAGGATTTCACTACTACTTTAGTGGCCTGAACAAACAAGGGTATCATGCCGCCGTTAGCAAGGTAATCCTTAACGGCTACAATCCGGAAAATGTCATCCTCCTTGAGGTCTTTCCCGAAAAACAGAAAACGAGAATCGACTTCTGGGCCACGCAAAAAGCCTTGGGTATCGAGGTGGTCTGTATGACAAAGGTCATTAAAGAGGGGAAAAAGCTTTTTTATGAAAAAGACGGTCGAAAAATACCGATTCACCGCATCTACAACCGGGTCATTTTCGATGAGTTGGAACGTATCGAAAACCTACAGACGAGCTTTACGCTAAGCGACGATCTCGAGGTAGAATGGTGTACGCATCCCGATTGGTTTTTTGTGATTTCAAAGTGTATTATGCCGTTACTGAAGCATAAGAATGTGCCGGCATCCTACTATCTGAACAATTTTCCCTCCGATTTGAATCTGTCCAACTACGTACTAAAACCCTTGTTTTCCTTCGCAGGACAAGGCATCAATCTTCACCCTACAAAAGAGATTCTCGATGGCATCGAAGACAAACAAAATTACATTCTGCAACAAAAGGTGGCGTACAAACCCTTGGTGAAGACGAATACCGCCAAGAATTCCAAAGTCGAGTTGCGCATGCTCTATATCTGGAGTGAGGAAGAAAATAGGCTGAAACCGGTCATCAACCTTACCCGAATGAGTAAAGGCGAAATGATCAACGTGTCGCATCAAGTAGACGAAACCTGGATCGGATCTTCCATTAGCTTTTTCGAGGAGTAA
- a CDS encoding riboflavin synthase: MFTGIIETLGEVAELRKEGSNLHITIASPLSSELKIDQSVAHNGVCLTVVSVDTGIYTVTAIDETLQKTNLGKLREGERVNLERAMILGSRLDGHIVQGHVDQTGVCTAVSEEDGSWVFSFEYDAANGNPTIEKGSITIDGTSLTVVDSGTNSFSVAIIPYTYEHTRFNSYQVGSVVNLEFDVIGKYVAKLMKGR, from the coding sequence ATGTTTACGGGAATAATCGAAACTTTAGGTGAGGTCGCCGAATTACGGAAGGAAGGAAGCAATCTACATATTACGATTGCCAGTCCGTTATCGAGCGAACTGAAAATCGATCAAAGCGTTGCCCACAATGGCGTTTGCTTGACCGTTGTTTCCGTAGATACTGGAATTTACACCGTAACGGCGATTGATGAAACCCTTCAAAAGACGAATCTTGGAAAATTACGGGAAGGGGAAAGGGTAAATTTGGAACGGGCCATGATCTTAGGCAGCCGGCTGGATGGTCATATTGTACAAGGTCATGTAGATCAGACCGGTGTATGTACCGCAGTTTCAGAAGAAGATGGTAGTTGGGTATTTTCATTCGAGTATGATGCGGCAAACGGCAACCCGACGATTGAAAAAGGTTCGATTACCATAGACGGCACCAGCTTGACCGTTGTTGATTCCGGCACCAATAGCTTTAGCGTTGCGATCATTCCCTATACTTATGAACACACTCGGTTCAATTCGTACCAAGTGGGTTCGGTGGTGAATTTGGAATTTGATGTGATCGGAAAGTATGTGGCTAAGTTGATGAAAGGGCGGTAG
- the lgt gene encoding prolipoprotein diacylglyceryl transferase: MKNGIIYWDVDPEIFSILGFPIRYYGLSWALGIGFAYLIIKKIYQKEKIPLSNLEQLSTYILIGAFLGARLGHCFFYEPTYYFQNPLEIILPIKKVGEAFEFIGFQGLASHGGLIGIVIAILIYARKTRTNMLWIMDRVAIGSTVTAALIRIGNLMNSEIYGKPTSGNWGFVFERDDLIPRHPTQLYEACSYLLIFGLLVLIYKRATKMTSNGLILGVFLMLFFTARFVIEIYKENQVGFEDSMTLNMGQILSIPCIILGLVLILRRKRHLVHLG, translated from the coding sequence ATGAAAAACGGAATAATCTATTGGGATGTAGATCCGGAAATTTTTTCAATTCTCGGTTTCCCGATTCGATATTATGGCCTTTCATGGGCGCTTGGGATTGGTTTCGCTTACCTAATTATAAAGAAGATTTACCAAAAAGAGAAGATTCCTTTAAGCAATCTGGAGCAGCTATCCACCTATATTTTGATCGGGGCATTCTTGGGAGCAAGACTCGGGCACTGTTTTTTCTACGAACCAACCTATTATTTTCAGAACCCTCTTGAAATCATTTTACCGATTAAAAAGGTCGGGGAAGCGTTTGAGTTTATCGGTTTTCAAGGACTTGCAAGCCATGGTGGCCTAATAGGAATAGTAATCGCGATACTCATTTATGCACGAAAAACTCGAACGAATATGTTATGGATAATGGATAGGGTCGCCATTGGGTCTACGGTTACCGCAGCGCTAATCAGGATTGGAAATCTTATGAACTCGGAAATTTATGGGAAACCTACAAGTGGGAATTGGGGCTTTGTTTTTGAACGGGATGATCTGATTCCCAGGCACCCGACGCAACTCTATGAGGCATGTTCCTATCTTTTGATATTCGGACTATTGGTCCTGATTTATAAAAGAGCAACTAAGATGACATCGAACGGACTTATCCTAGGAGTGTTCTTGATGTTGTTTTTTACGGCAAGGTTTGTAATAGAAATTTATAAAGAAAATCAAGTGGGCTTTGAAGATTCAATGACGTTGAACATGGGACAAATTTTGAGTATCCCGTGCATAATTTTAGGCCTTGTACTGATTCTCCGTAGGAAAAGGCATCTGGTGCACCTGGGATAA
- a CDS encoding NAD(P)H-dependent oxidoreductase, with the protein MKTRKVVILGSSRGDGETRQKVDALKTLLHCEIIDLQEYRISFYDYQNTNHDDDFVGLMKNIIEGYDALIFATPGGLTRNRSGDYDLSQGEVGNSNIRHFTRLRTLSSDYS; encoded by the coding sequence ATGAAGACCAGAAAGGTAGTCATTTTAGGAAGTTCTAGAGGCGACGGCGAAACACGACAGAAGGTAGATGCCCTTAAAACACTTTTACATTGCGAAATCATCGATTTACAGGAGTATCGCATTTCATTTTACGACTATCAAAATACCAACCATGATGACGATTTTGTTGGTCTGATGAAAAATATCATTGAGGGTTATGATGCGTTGATTTTTGCGACACCCGGGGGCCTCACCCGCAATCGCTCTGGCGATTACGACCTCTCCCAAGGAGAGGTAGGTAATTCGAATATTCGTCATTTTACTAGGTTGAGAACCTTGAGTTCGGATTACTCCTGA